The Paenibacillus macerans genome includes a window with the following:
- a CDS encoding SDR family oxidoreductase, producing MSELSSNHRIAIVTGASRLNGIGAAICKELASKGVDIFFTYWSAYDMEMPWGMNSHEPSILQEMIQKYGVRCEKLEIDLSDSNSPVNLMNAVEEKLGKPSILINNAAYSVDVSYEDLSVEILTKHYQVNIQGTMLLSAEFARRFDRSGGGRIINLTSGQSLGPMAGNIAYASTKGAIDAFTLTMSAEVASKGITVNAVNPGPTDTGWMNDELKAYILTKSPMGRVGLPQDAARLVSFLASEEAEWVTGQIMHSEGGFQRG from the coding sequence ATGTCAGAATTGTCTAGTAACCATAGAATAGCTATAGTAACTGGAGCGTCAAGGCTCAATGGTATTGGAGCAGCGATATGTAAAGAACTCGCTAGCAAAGGTGTGGATATATTCTTTACATACTGGAGTGCCTACGATATGGAAATGCCATGGGGGATGAACTCGCATGAACCCAGCATTTTACAAGAAATGATACAAAAATACGGAGTACGTTGCGAGAAGCTTGAAATTGACCTTTCAGACTCAAATTCACCTGTGAATTTGATGAATGCAGTTGAAGAAAAGCTTGGAAAGCCTTCAATTTTAATTAATAATGCGGCCTATTCCGTTGATGTCAGTTATGAAGATTTATCCGTTGAGATTCTTACTAAACATTATCAGGTTAATATCCAGGGAACGATGTTATTAAGTGCAGAATTTGCCCGTCGTTTCGACCGCTCTGGAGGAGGTAGAATAATAAATCTAACGTCGGGACAATCGCTTGGGCCGATGGCGGGAAATATAGCATATGCCTCCACAAAAGGGGCAATAGATGCCTTTACTTTAACAATGTCCGCAGAGGTTGCATCTAAAGGTATTACCGTAAACGCGGTGAATCCTGGACCAACGGATACAGGGTGGATGAATGATGAGCTCAAAGCGTATATTTTGACTAAATCGCCGATGGGAAGAGTTGGATTGCCTCAAGATGCGGCGCGTTTAGTTTCTTTCCTTGCCAGTGAAGAAGCTGAATGGGTAACGGGACAAATTATGCACTCGGAAGGCGGGTTTCAGCGAGGATAG
- a CDS encoding DUF6933 domain-containing protein — MNTYLEFGAEIVISKTNSRSVLGTMKEVAFFTDDDFKDGIERMKWLNRMIHKPIDYKNPIAFFNEAIQDHKNYNTV; from the coding sequence ATTAATACGTACTTAGAGTTTGGTGCAGAAATTGTTATATCCAAAACAAACAGTAGAAGCGTATTAGGAACGATGAAGGAAGTTGCGTTTTTTACTGATGATGATTTTAAAGACGGTATTGAGCGAATGAAGTGGCTGAACAGAATGATTCATAAACCAATAGATTACAAGAATCCGATAGCTTTTTTTAATGAAGCAATCCAAGATCATAAAAACTACAACACGGTGTGA
- a CDS encoding DMT family transporter gives MAWLFLIIGGVAEVGWALGLAYSNGFTRLGVVIPTLILFVVSFYFFSKALKEIPVSTAYAVFTGLGSLGTAIIGMVFLGDSVSVFKILFIISLISCIIGLKFVSKETETGGSK, from the coding sequence ATGGCTTGGTTATTTCTCATTATTGGAGGAGTTGCGGAGGTAGGTTGGGCTTTAGGCTTGGCCTATTCTAATGGGTTTACAAGATTAGGAGTAGTTATACCAACGTTAATCTTATTTGTGGTCAGCTTTTACTTTTTTTCGAAAGCTTTGAAGGAGATCCCCGTATCTACCGCGTATGCCGTTTTTACAGGTCTTGGATCTCTCGGAACTGCAATTATTGGGATGGTATTCCTGGGTGATTCTGTGAGTGTGTTCAAAATCTTATTTATCATATCCTTAATAAGCTGCATTATCGGATTGAAATTTGTATCTAAAGAGACCGAAACTGGAGGAAGTAAGTAA